A region of Gammaproteobacteria bacterium DNA encodes the following proteins:
- a CDS encoding putative pit accessory protein (Evidence 3 : Putative function from multiple computational evidences), with product MLHRFFQLLMPREEGFTELFVELSQAMVDATQCLHDLLSQGGPIDLSPLIATEARADQCAERIYRLLNRSFITPFRRGEIRSLVSAMDSVADYAEDVAKRAVVYRIETFTHEMASIAHCATLCAKTIQEIIPLTRAISTNAQTINDLCQRVHQIEDEADNYYLSGLETLFDPALRPADPMLLGYMERLYDLTEEVVDACDDVAKVVGDIVAENS from the coding sequence GCTGATGCCCCGTGAAGAAGGGTTTACGGAATTGTTCGTGGAACTTTCTCAGGCCATGGTGGATGCGACGCAATGTCTCCACGATCTTCTTAGCCAGGGTGGACCGATAGACCTCAGTCCACTGATTGCCACCGAGGCACGGGCGGACCAGTGCGCCGAACGCATCTATCGCCTCCTGAATCGCTCGTTCATTACCCCTTTCCGACGTGGGGAGATTCGTTCTCTGGTAAGTGCTATGGACAGCGTGGCCGACTATGCGGAGGATGTGGCCAAGCGTGCGGTCGTCTACCGTATCGAAACGTTTACCCACGAAATGGCGTCAATTGCCCACTGTGCTACCCTGTGCGCTAAAACCATTCAGGAGATCATTCCCCTGACTCGGGCCATTTCCACGAATGCCCAGACCATTAATGATCTTTGTCAACGAGTTCATCAGATCGAAGACGAGGCCGACAATTATTATCTGAGTGGCCTGGAAACTCTTTTCGACCCCGCGCTGCGTCCTGCCGATCCCATGTTGCTTGGTTATATGGAACGGCTCTACGATCTTACCGAAGAAGTCGTGGATGCCTGTGACGACGTCGCCAAGGTGGTTGGGGATATTGTGGCTGAGAATAGTTGA
- the pit gene encoding putative low-affinity inorganic phosphate transporter (Evidence 3 : Putative function from multiple computational evidences): protein MEVAVSLPVLILLIFVALSFDFINGLHDAANSIATVVSTRVLSPRRAVLWAAFFNFIAFLFFGDQVAKTIGTGVIQSGLVDSYLIFGALMGAIAWNLITWWLGLPSSSSHALIGGLVGAAVIKTWNTDAVIWGGLNKIASAIVLSPTIGYILAMILMVIISWLFRRTAPELADRRSRRLQLISAALYSLGHGGNDAQKVMGVITMLLYSQGYLTGEFHVPLWVVLACNATMGLGTMTGGWRIVKTMGSRITDLRPVQGFCAETGGAITLFTATSLGIPVSTTHTITGAIVGVGSILRGSSAVRWGVAGNIVIAWVITIPAAAFLAAIFYEVARLLW, encoded by the coding sequence ATGGAAGTTGCCGTCAGTCTTCCCGTCCTAATTTTGCTTATCTTCGTTGCCTTGTCCTTTGATTTTATCAATGGACTCCATGATGCTGCCAATAGCATTGCTACCGTTGTTTCGACGCGCGTGCTCAGTCCGCGGCGCGCGGTGTTGTGGGCAGCCTTTTTTAACTTTATTGCCTTTCTATTCTTTGGCGATCAGGTTGCTAAAACAATTGGGACCGGAGTTATTCAGTCGGGGTTGGTAGATAGCTACCTTATCTTTGGGGCACTGATGGGGGCGATCGCCTGGAATCTTATCACTTGGTGGTTGGGATTACCGTCCTCCTCCTCGCACGCCCTTATTGGTGGATTGGTGGGAGCGGCCGTTATCAAGACATGGAATACCGATGCGGTAATCTGGGGGGGACTCAACAAGATTGCCTCGGCCATTGTATTATCTCCAACCATCGGCTATATCTTGGCCATGATTCTGATGGTGATAATCTCCTGGTTATTTCGACGTACTGCCCCAGAACTCGCCGATCGGCGTTCACGTCGGCTCCAACTTATTTCTGCCGCGCTCTATAGCCTAGGGCATGGTGGTAATGATGCCCAAAAGGTGATGGGAGTGATTACTATGTTGCTCTACAGCCAAGGCTATTTGACTGGTGAATTCCATGTGCCTCTTTGGGTGGTGCTTGCCTGTAATGCGACCATGGGCCTTGGGACTATGACGGGTGGTTGGCGCATCGTTAAAACCATGGGGTCCCGTATTACCGATCTGCGTCCGGTTCAGGGTTTTTGTGCGGAGACGGGCGGTGCGATTACTTTATTTACCGCAACCAGCTTGGGAATTCCCGTTTCGACCACTCACACCATCACTGGCGCTATCGTTGGTGTGGGGTCGATCTTGCGTGGGTCTTCGGCCGTGCGTTGGGGGGTGGCCGGTAATATTGTCATCGCCTGGGTCATTACTATCCCAGCTGCGGCATTTTTGGCAGCAATCTTTTATGAAGTGGCGCGACTGTTGTGGTAG